CGTCGAGCTGGCCCGCCGCGCGGCCGACCGGCGTGAGCAGCTGGCCCGGCTGGCGGGCAAGGTGGGGGCCCAGCGCAGCACGGTGGACGCGTCGGCGGGCGCGGTCGAGCGGCTCTCGGGCACGATTGCGGACGCGGAACAGCGGGTTCTCGAGGCGGCTGCGGCTGTCGCCGAGCTGGACGGGGCGGCGGAGACCTCCGAGGACTCCACCGAGGTCGCGGAACAGACCGAGGCGCTGCAGGTCGAGGCCGAGCAGGTCTCCGGCCGGATCGCCGCGGACGAGGCCACCCTCGACGACGCGCAGGCCCAGCTCACGGCACTGAACCGGGAACTGGAGGCGCTGCGGCACACCGAGCGCGAGGCGCACGGTGAGCGCAAGGAGTGGGCGGCCCGGCGCGACACCCTGGCCCTGGGCCTGCGGCGCAAGGACGGTGCCGGGGCGGTGCTCGCCGCCGGCGACCGGGTGCCCGGGCTGATCGGGTCGCTCGCCGCGGTGCTCGCGGTGGAGCCCGGGTTCGAGACGGCGGTCGCCGCGGCGCTGGGCCCGGCGGCCGAGGCCGTGGCCGTCGGTGACCTCGCCGGTGCGCTGTCGGCCCTTTCCTACCTGGCGGAGCAGGACGGGGGGCAGGCGGTGCTGGTGCCGGCCGCGGTCGCCGCGGTTCCGGACGCCGATCCGGCCGGCTGGCCCACCCTGAGCGCCGGAGGGCGCTGGGTGCGCCCGCTCGTGCGTGAGCCCTCCGCCCTGACGTCCGCCATCGATCGGCTGCTGTACAAGGTCGCCGTCGTCCCCGACCTCACCGCCGCGTCCGACCTGGTGCGCCTGTGGCCCGACGTCACCGCGGTCACCACCGCGGGTGAGCTCGTGTCGGCCGCGCTGGTCCGGGGCGGATCGGCCTCCGCGCCCTCCACGATCGAGACCCAGGCCGCCGTCGAGCAGGCCACCGAACGGGTCGCCGCGGCCGGGGAGAAGGCCGAGTCGGCGGGCGCGGCCCTGACCGAGGGCCGTGACCGGCAGCAGGCCGTGCAGCAGCAGGTGCGTGACCTGCAGGGCACGATCAAGCAGACCCAGGCCGACCTGCGCCGGGTGGAGAGCCGGATCTCCGAGCTGGACGGGCGGCGCGCGGCTGCGGCCGCGAAACTCGCCCAGCAGCGCGGGCAGCTGGCCGGCACCGCCCGGGCCGCCGAGGCCGAGGTGGAACGTCTACGCCAGCAGCACGACCGGGCCCAGCAGGCGCAGGAGAATGCCCGCGAGGTCCTCTTCGAGCTGGAGGCCCAGCTCGAGGCGGCGCAGGAGGCCGCCGAGATCTCGGACGACGACGAGCCCGACACCTCCGAGCGGGACCGGCTGGCCGAGACCGCCGCACGGCTGCGCGCCGAAGAGACCGACACCCGCCTGGCCCTGCGCACCGCCGAGGAACGCAGCCGCGCGGTGGCCGGCCGGTCCGAGCAGCTGATGCGCCGGGCCGCCGAGGAACGTGCCGCCCGGGCCCGGGCGGTGGCCCGGGAGGAACGCCGGCAGCGGCAGATCCAGATCGCCCGGGCCGTGCTGGCCGGTGGCGAGTACATGCTGGTGCTGCTGGAGCAGTCGCTGGCCACGGCCGACGGGGAGCGGACGCGCCTCGAGGCCGAGCGGGACGCCCGCAACACCGAGTTGCAGCAGGTCCGGGAGAACGAGCAGAGACTGGCGTCCGAGCAGGCCCGGCTGATCGACTCCGCCCACCGCGACGAGGTGGTGCGCACCGAGCAGCGGCTGCGCATCGACGCGTTCCGCCAGCGCAGTGTCGACGAGCTGGGCATGGACCCGGACGTGCTGATCGACGAGTACGGCCCGCACCAGCTGGTGCCACCCAGCCCCTTGGCCCCGGGCGACCCGGAGCCGGTCAAGCCGCCGGAACCCGTGCCGTTCGACCGCGCGACCCAGGAGAAACGCCTGCGTAAGGCCGAGCGTGGCCTGAACCTGCTGGGCACGGTCAACCCGCTGGCCCTGGAGGAGTTCGCGGCGCTGGAGGAGCGGCACACGTTCCTCAACAAGCAGCTGGACGACCTCAAGGTCTCGCGCCGCGACCTGCTGCAGATCATCGAGGACGTGGACAAGCGGGTGGAGGAGGTCTTCACCCAGGCCTTCAACGACACCGCGCGCGAGTTCGTCGGCGTCTTCCAGCGGCTCTTCCCCGGGGGCGAGGGCCGGCTGATCCTCACCGACCCCTCGAACATGCTGACCACGGGCCTGGACGTGGAGGCGCGGCCGCCGGGCAAGAAGGTCAAGCGACTGTCGCTGCTCTCCGGCGGCGAGCGGTCCCTCACCGCAGTGGCCCTGCTGGTGTCGATCTTCAAGGCCCGCCCCAGCCCGTTCTACGTCATGGACGAGGTCGAGGCGGCGCTGGATGACACCAACCTGGGCCGGCTCATCGGCATCTTCTCCGAGCTGCGGGAGTCGTCCCAGCTCATTGTGATCACGCACCAGAAGCGCACCATGGAGGTCGCGGACGCCCTCTACGGCGTGACCATGCGGGGTGACGGGGTGACGACGGTGATCAGCCAGCGACTGTCGGACGACGAGCCGGACTCGGGTTCGCGGCGGCGGGCCAAGGCCTCGGTGGCGCCTGTGTCGGGTGAGCCTGAGGACGCGGTGAAGCGCCCGGAGGAAACGTCACCTTCGGTTCCGGTGGACCGGGTCATCGATCTGGCCGCGGCCGAGCCGGTGGTATCGATGGAGTCGACGGAGTCAGCTGATGCGGCAGCGACGGATTCGACGGGTTGAGGTGGCGATCGGATCCCGTTGAGGTAGAGATGACATCGTGAAGGCCTTCGGGTGCAGCCCGGGGGCCTTTTCTGTTCTGTCTCGATTGATCCGGTGAGCAGCCAGGTTTCGCGGAGCGGTCACAACGTGCGTCCAGCGGTGACAGTTCCCCTTATTGGCTGGGACTTTTCCGGTAATCGCCGGTGTCGTTCCTGTGACTGCTCCGGTCGGGCGATCTTCTCTCGGCGTTCGGGGTGCGGTCTCCTGACCTGGGTGGTCATCTGAAAGACCCTGTCGGGCAGGGACTTCCGAGGTGCGTAAATGGGCACGAATTCGCCCGGGTGTCCAGAGTGGAAGGGCAAGAGTGACGCGATCGCAACAATTGGCATGCCCGTTCCCATTGGGTCGAAGCGAAATACCTCGTAACGTAGGCATGTGCTTGCCGCAATCGTGGGACTCTTGCTCATCCTGACCATTGCGATCGGATTTCTCTACCTGATCGCCGCACCTCAATTGCGCTCCGGTTCAAGGATTCTCACACCTGAGGGTCAACGGGCCGTGAGTGCGGCCGCAGCCGCGCCCACCGCGGCAGGGCGCGGGACCGCCCGTGGCGCCATTGCCTCGTGGCGGGCATCAATCGCGACAGCCCACTGGTTCCAGCGCATCTGGCATCCGCTGAGCGAGGCGATGCACGCGGGGTTCGACCGGCTGGAAGACCGCCAGGGGGCGACCGGGGGCAAGGGGCTGCCGACCGTCGGCGCGGCCAACCTCACGTCCGCGCTGGGTCACTCACAGCCCCGGGGGCACGCGCGCAACGCCGGCAACGGTGGCAATGGTGGCCAGGAGCGCTCCGCGTCCGCCTGGCTCGGCCAGACCGGTGAGATTCCGGTGCGTGACATCGCGGTGCCCCACGACCCCGAGATGCTCGACGACGGCGACCGTCCGATCGCCGACACCGAGATGACCATGCCCCTGGCCCCGGTCCCCGCGGAGAGCCCGACACGTAGCGCCCTCACCCCGGCCCCGGTGAAGCCGACCACGAAGGGCGCTCGCCGGCCCGAGTCGCAGCCGGTCGTCACCAGCCGCGCCGCTGGCGGCAACGATGCTGGTCAGAGCGGCGTGACCGAGAGCGGTACCGACCCGGTGGAGACCGGTGTGCGGCACACGGGTGCCCCGGCCGCGCCTGCGGCCAAGCCCAAGGGCCCCCGGCGCGACCGGTTCGATGTGGCGGCGATCATCGGTAGCCGTG
This genomic interval from Kineosporia sp. NBRC 101731 contains the following:
- the smc gene encoding chromosome segregation protein SMC — translated: MHLKTLTLRGFKSFASATTLRLEPGITCVVGPNGSGKSNVVDALSWVMGEQGAKSLRGGKMEDVIFAGTSGRPPLGRAEVALTIDNTDGALPIDYTEVTISRTMFRSGGSEYAINGSPCRLLDIQELLSDSGIGREMHVIVGQGQLDQVLHATPEERRAFIEEAAGVLKHRRRKEKAIRKLDAMQGNLQRLADLTTEIRRQLKPLGRQAEVARKAQVVQADLRDARARLLADDLVTLTGTIAAEMADEAAVQERRTAVEGELAAARARLSSLELAASAASPQLTHAQNTWYQLSSLRERTRGTNSLAADRVRLLSESEPDDRQTGRDPDDLEAQAALVREQEEQLQAEVEGANELMLMAEDRRREAEQAARAEEQRLVELARRAADRREQLARLAGKVGAQRSTVDASAGAVERLSGTIADAEQRVLEAAAAVAELDGAAETSEDSTEVAEQTEALQVEAEQVSGRIAADEATLDDAQAQLTALNRELEALRHTEREAHGERKEWAARRDTLALGLRRKDGAGAVLAAGDRVPGLIGSLAAVLAVEPGFETAVAAALGPAAEAVAVGDLAGALSALSYLAEQDGGQAVLVPAAVAAVPDADPAGWPTLSAGGRWVRPLVREPSALTSAIDRLLYKVAVVPDLTAASDLVRLWPDVTAVTTAGELVSAALVRGGSASAPSTIETQAAVEQATERVAAAGEKAESAGAALTEGRDRQQAVQQQVRDLQGTIKQTQADLRRVESRISELDGRRAAAAAKLAQQRGQLAGTARAAEAEVERLRQQHDRAQQAQENAREVLFELEAQLEAAQEAAEISDDDEPDTSERDRLAETAARLRAEETDTRLALRTAEERSRAVAGRSEQLMRRAAEERAARARAVAREERRQRQIQIARAVLAGGEYMLVLLEQSLATADGERTRLEAERDARNTELQQVRENEQRLASEQARLIDSAHRDEVVRTEQRLRIDAFRQRSVDELGMDPDVLIDEYGPHQLVPPSPLAPGDPEPVKPPEPVPFDRATQEKRLRKAERGLNLLGTVNPLALEEFAALEERHTFLNKQLDDLKVSRRDLLQIIEDVDKRVEEVFTQAFNDTAREFVGVFQRLFPGGEGRLILTDPSNMLTTGLDVEARPPGKKVKRLSLLSGGERSLTAVALLVSIFKARPSPFYVMDEVEAALDDTNLGRLIGIFSELRESSQLIVITHQKRTMEVADALYGVTMRGDGVTTVISQRLSDDEPDSGSRRRAKASVAPVSGEPEDAVKRPEETSPSVPVDRVIDLAAAEPVVSMESTESADAAATDSTG